The nucleotide sequence TAGAGCTGCGGGGCGCCCTCCCGGTGGTACCGCGCCCACTCGGTGGAGAGGTCGAGTGTGATCTGCGGGTAGTCGTTGGTGACGACGGCGCCGGTCGGGACGTCGACGATCGCCGGAACCGTGATGCCGCGCGGGTAGTCGGGGAACCGGGCGAAGTAGGCGTCCTGGATCCGCTCGATGCCCAGCACCGGGTCGACGCCGCCCGGGTCGAGGTCGAAGGTCCAGCTGCGGCGGTCGTGCGTGGGGCCGCAGACACCCATCGAGATCGCATCTTCCAGGCCCAGCAGACGCCGCACGATGATCGACCGGTTGGCCCAGGGACAGGCCCTCGACACCACGAGGCGGTAGCGGCCCGGCTCCACCGGATAGCCCTCCGCGCCGTCCCGGGTGATCCGGGTGGTGATGTAGTTCGTGTCGCGGTTGAACTCCTGGCCGGTGGTCACATAGGCGCCGGCGGTGGAGCGGGAGGCGCTGAGGTCGTTGCTCACGCAACCATTCTGCCCTGCCGGTGACGATCGCGCACGCTCCGCTACGCAGCCTGGGAATTTCGTAACAGTCCCTTCACCGGTCTGTGCAGAATCTTCTCTACCTTCTATGGTCACCCGATGGACTTTGATCCGTGGATGGCCCTGGCGGCGTTCGGCATCGGCATCGTGGTGGGCCTGACCGGCATGGGCGGCGGCGCGCTGATGACGCCGGTGCTGGTGCTGTTCTTCGGGGTCGCGCCCACGGCCGCGGTGTCGAGCGACCTGGTCGCGGCCGCGGTGATGAAGCCGGTCGGCTCGTTCGTGCACCTGCGCCGCGGCACCGTGAACCTTTCGCTGGTGCGCTGGCTGTGCGTGGGGTCGGTGCCGGCGGCGTTCTGCGGGGTGCTGATCACCCGGGCCCTGGGCAGCGACGAGTCCGTGCAGCACGGCATCAAGATCGCGCTGGGCGTAGCCCTGCTGATCGCGGCCGGCGGGCTCGGCGTGCGGGCCTACCAGCGGCTGGTGGAGCGCGCCGCCCGGCGCGACGGACGGGCCCCGGCCCTGCCCACCGAGCGGCCCGAGGTGGTCGCCCGGCCCCTGCCCACCATCGCGATCGGCGCGCTCGGTGGGCTGATCGTGGGCATCACCTCGGTCGGCTCCGGGTCGCTGATCATCATCGCGCTGATGGCCCTCTACCCCACCCTCAAGGCCAACCAGCTGGTCGGCACCGACCTGTTCCAGGCCGTGCCGCTGGTGTTCTCCGCGGCGCTGGGCCACATCCTGTTCGGCGACTTCCAGCTCGACCTCACGCTGGCCCTGATCGTCGGCAGCGTGCCCGGGGCCTGGCTGGGGGCGCAGCTGTCCACCCGGCTGCCCGGCGGCCTGGTGCGCCGTGCCCTGGCCTTCGTGCTGCTGGCCTCGGCCCTGAAGATGTTCGGTGTGGGCAACACCGGCACCGCCGCGCTGCTGGCCGCCTTCCTGGTGATCACCCCCGCGGTGTGGATGCTGCTACGCCGCCGGCACGGGTTCCCGGCTCTGGCCCGGCCCGGTGAGGACGACGAGGAGGCTGCTGCGGCCGACCCGGGATCAGGCCGGCCGCAGCAGGTCTCAGCGTCCTGACGCGGTGAAGTGCGCGGCGACCGCCGCCGCGGACAGGGCCGTGGGGTACACCGCCACCTCGTCGATGCGCCCGTTCAGGTAACGGCTGGTGGGCTGGTTCGGCCAGCCGCCCAGACTGTCGCCGCCGACCCGCCAGAACCCGTTGTACACCTGGTTGTTCGTGGTCGTGTTCTGGCCTTGCAGCTGCCCGTCGACATACAGACGCATGCCGCCCGGCCCCTGGGTGCCGACCACGTGGTGCCACTGGTCGTCGTTGTACGACGCGGTGCTGGTGAGGGTGTAGAAGGTGCCCCAGTAGACGCCGAACACCAGACGGCCGTTGTCGGTCATGTACAGGTGCTTGTCGAACTGGCCGCTGACCGTGGCGTTGCCGTTGAAGTCGATGCCGCCCCGGTTGTTGCCGAAACCGATGATGCGGCCACCGGATCCGGTGCTCGTGCGGACCCAGGCCTCCACGCTGAACGTGCTCGGCGAGGACCGCGGTTTCTCGCTGCTCAGGTATCCGGTGCTGCCGTTGAAGGTGACGGCGGTGTCACCACTCACCGCCCCGGACTGGCCGTGGGTGACGCCCCCGGCGAAGGTACCGCCGTCGAGCGAGGCCGAGGTGTCGGGGGCCACCGGACCGGCCGCCTGCCCGAGACGCCAGTAGAGCGAGGGCGAATCGGCCTCCACCGCGGCCTGGTAGGCCGGAGCCGAGGTGGTCACCGTGACCGCCGCCGAGGTGGCCCGGGCGCTGACCCCGGTGCCGTTGGCC is from Kineosporia corallincola and encodes:
- a CDS encoding sulfite exporter TauE/SafE family protein; protein product: MDFDPWMALAAFGIGIVVGLTGMGGGALMTPVLVLFFGVAPTAAVSSDLVAAAVMKPVGSFVHLRRGTVNLSLVRWLCVGSVPAAFCGVLITRALGSDESVQHGIKIALGVALLIAAGGLGVRAYQRLVERAARRDGRAPALPTERPEVVARPLPTIAIGALGGLIVGITSVGSGSLIIIALMALYPTLKANQLVGTDLFQAVPLVFSAALGHILFGDFQLDLTLALIVGSVPGAWLGAQLSTRLPGGLVRRALAFVLLASALKMFGVGNTGTAALLAAFLVITPAVWMLLRRRHGFPALARPGEDDEEAAAADPGSGRPQQVSAS